Proteins encoded within one genomic window of Halomarina litorea:
- a CDS encoding methyltransferase family protein produces the protein MIEWIVSTHALQTVATTGIGIAACALLAAAMVISIRAPNHRLWPPGDHDWRFGLYLILSGVVTVTLGATAYLDWRHLSTVPSLLLPVGEFIAGLGLLVTVASMTDLGVRETSGLPGEFRTDGFYQYSRNPQIVGLLFTVGGLAVTGNSLLGAAMCITAAVWLVLMPFAEEPWLRDHYGDEYEQYREAVPRS, from the coding sequence ATGATCGAGTGGATAGTCAGTACTCACGCGCTTCAGACAGTGGCAACGACAGGGATAGGGATCGCCGCTTGCGCGCTCTTAGCCGCAGCAATGGTCATCAGTATCCGTGCTCCGAACCACCGACTGTGGCCACCAGGCGACCACGACTGGCGGTTCGGGCTGTATCTCATACTGAGTGGCGTTGTGACAGTCACGCTCGGTGCGACTGCTTATCTCGATTGGCGGCACCTGTCGACAGTCCCGTCCCTACTGTTGCCCGTCGGTGAGTTCATCGCAGGATTGGGTCTGCTCGTTACCGTGGCGAGCATGACCGACCTCGGCGTCCGTGAGACCAGTGGACTCCCCGGCGAATTTCGAACGGACGGGTTCTATCAGTACTCGCGTAACCCACAGATCGTCGGACTCCTGTTCACTGTTGGCGGCCTCGCAGTTACGGGGAACTCGCTACTCGGTGCTGCGATGTGTATCACGGCGGCTGTATGGTTGGTACTGATGCCGTTCGCAGAGGAGCCATGGCTCCGCGACCACTATGGCGACGAGTATGAGCAATATCGCGAGGCAGTTCCGCGGTCTTGA
- a CDS encoding metal-dependent transcriptional regulator, giving the protein MDESKTDGYLMAIYRLQRSDRRVSPSAIAAERGVTSPTVTRTLQCLDEEELVDYERYRGARLTASGERRVLAALRRRRLLERFLTEEFGYDRSEVHDEADALEPHVSEQFVDRIAARLESQSVGPHDAPVALVESMARRERALQSLAQCEQGATVVVSAIEDQSLETLASLSKSGVVPGTTLDVLEPSSTGELTVEVSETGEQVSVSADVASAVSVVHVADEPTHDHRQHTEAR; this is encoded by the coding sequence ATGGATGAATCGAAAACCGATGGCTACCTGATGGCCATCTATCGGTTACAACGCTCAGACCGACGAGTCTCACCGTCAGCCATCGCGGCTGAACGGGGGGTGACATCGCCAACAGTGACGCGAACGCTCCAGTGCTTGGACGAGGAGGAACTCGTCGACTACGAACGCTACCGGGGTGCTCGGCTCACTGCGAGTGGGGAACGGCGCGTACTCGCGGCACTCCGCCGCCGTCGACTCCTCGAACGGTTTCTCACCGAGGAGTTCGGGTACGACCGGAGCGAGGTGCACGACGAGGCGGACGCCCTGGAACCTCACGTGAGCGAACAGTTCGTCGATCGCATCGCCGCGCGGCTCGAATCCCAATCGGTGGGTCCGCACGACGCACCGGTCGCCCTCGTCGAGTCGATGGCTCGTCGAGAACGAGCTCTCCAGTCGTTGGCACAGTGCGAACAGGGAGCGACTGTTGTCGTTTCCGCTATCGAAGACCAGTCGCTCGAGACCCTCGCGTCCCTTTCGAAGAGTGGCGTCGTTCCCGGAACGACGCTCGATGTGCTCGAACCCAGCTCCACCGGGGAGTTGACGGTCGAAGTGAGCGAGACCGGCGAACAAGTGTCTGTCTCCGCGGACGTCGCTTCGGCCGTCTCCGTCGTACACGTGGCCGACGAGCCGACTCACGACCACCGGCAGCACACGGAGGCACGCTGA
- a CDS encoding multicopper oxidase domain-containing protein: MPSLDYSRAAEFSERLEQRLVDSLESDVTTTRRAVLGSIGLAGSAALAGLGRADSEGEHGGGGGGSHGNFGAVGEYDNTTFDPHEFLYQFNTGRGEQENVPQAIYEEDGRTVREFEFTAVDTTVAIAPGIEFPAWAYNGQVPGPTIRAVEGDLIRVTFENLGRHAHTIHPHLRNLNPEMDGIPQNGPGVLDTGESFTYEWIAQPAGTHFYHCHSLPLKEHIHRGLYGTIVIDPDPERVAERPEEYCNYHASQITDELRADLVAEAKTRNHEYPENDAVNEMVIVMNSFDTNFDGGNEVYAANTRAFAYGVGRTDGEGNWDAGETKRPIQIDGQQRQRVYLANATEFDLVNSFHTHSQFFDYYDHGTTLTPTLQTVDTVMQCQAQRGIIELDYSTHDPGLYMFHAHQSEFAELGWMSFFEVV; encoded by the coding sequence ATGCCGTCACTGGACTACTCACGGGCAGCGGAGTTCTCCGAGCGGTTGGAGCAACGCTTAGTCGACTCCCTCGAGTCGGACGTCACGACGACGCGCCGAGCCGTCCTCGGGAGCATCGGGCTGGCGGGAAGCGCCGCGCTGGCCGGTCTCGGGCGAGCGGACAGCGAGGGTGAACACGGTGGTGGCGGCGGCGGGTCACACGGAAACTTCGGTGCGGTCGGCGAGTACGACAACACCACCTTCGACCCTCACGAGTTCCTCTATCAGTTCAACACGGGACGTGGGGAACAGGAGAACGTCCCGCAGGCCATCTACGAGGAGGACGGACGCACCGTCCGTGAGTTCGAATTCACGGCAGTCGACACGACCGTCGCCATCGCCCCCGGTATCGAGTTCCCCGCGTGGGCGTACAACGGGCAGGTCCCCGGTCCGACCATCCGAGCGGTCGAGGGCGACCTCATCCGCGTGACGTTCGAGAACCTCGGTCGCCACGCTCACACCATCCACCCCCACTTGCGGAACCTCAACCCGGAGATGGACGGGATTCCACAGAACGGGCCGGGGGTTCTCGATACGGGCGAGTCATTCACCTACGAGTGGATCGCCCAACCGGCGGGCACGCACTTCTATCACTGTCACTCGCTGCCGCTGAAAGAGCACATCCACCGCGGCCTCTACGGGACCATTGTCATCGACCCGGACCCCGAGCGGGTCGCCGAGCGACCGGAGGAGTACTGCAACTACCACGCCTCGCAGATTACGGACGAACTGCGAGCCGACCTCGTCGCCGAGGCGAAGACGCGGAACCACGAGTATCCCGAGAACGACGCCGTCAACGAGATGGTCATCGTGATGAACTCCTTCGACACCAACTTCGACGGCGGGAACGAGGTGTACGCCGCCAACACCCGGGCGTTCGCCTACGGTGTCGGCCGGACCGACGGTGAGGGCAACTGGGACGCCGGCGAGACCAAACGGCCCATCCAGATCGACGGCCAGCAGCGCCAGCGGGTCTACCTGGCTAACGCGACGGAGTTCGACCTCGTCAACTCGTTCCACACCCACTCGCAGTTCTTCGACTACTACGACCACGGGACGACACTCACACCGACACTCCAGACGGTCGACACGGTCATGCAGTGTCAGGCACAGCGCGGTATCATCGAACTGGATTATTCGACGCACGACCCGGGGCTGTACATGTTCCACGCCCACCAGTCGGAGTTCGCCGAACTGGGCTGGATGAGCTTCTTCGAGGTGGTCTAA
- a CDS encoding ZIP family metal transporter: MSKPNTDGGTTVNRTERPLGLPKWVAALLPIILLALIAGAFFATAPFASLDNGGAPLPDVSVTHTTLPSEETVVLHVTNNGPDEVTISQVLVAEAYWDFDVQGAGGDNTLAPRESAEIVVPYHWNPGWDLEVALLLSDGATVHHTIIAPSQSPGLTTDLLVTMAVIGLFVGVIPVALGMLWFPFLRSMSDRWLHAILAFSAGVLAFLAIDAGFEAFELAEQVPGAFEGPILVALGVLGALLAVQAVSAWRTGRAAAGDSRAQSGLWVAYLVALGIGLHNLAEGLAIGSSFALGRVSLGAFLVIGFMLHNVTEGPAVVAPLTRGERPHLGHFVALGVIAGAPVILGGWLGSLAFSPTLGAFFLAVGVGAILQVVWELRGMISRNGRVGSALNLVALLSGLVVMYVTDLFVTL, encoded by the coding sequence ATGAGCAAACCAAACACCGATGGCGGAACGACTGTGAATCGAACCGAACGCCCGCTGGGTCTTCCCAAGTGGGTCGCAGCTCTACTTCCAATTATCCTGCTTGCCCTCATCGCGGGTGCGTTCTTCGCGACGGCGCCGTTCGCGTCGCTCGACAACGGTGGTGCGCCACTCCCCGACGTGTCGGTGACGCATACGACCCTACCGAGCGAAGAGACCGTCGTCCTACACGTCACGAACAACGGTCCGGACGAAGTGACCATCTCACAGGTGCTGGTCGCAGAAGCCTACTGGGACTTCGATGTGCAGGGTGCAGGCGGTGATAACACCCTCGCCCCTCGTGAGAGCGCTGAGATCGTCGTCCCGTACCACTGGAACCCAGGCTGGGACCTCGAGGTAGCCCTGCTACTCTCGGATGGCGCAACCGTCCACCACACCATTATCGCCCCCAGCCAGTCACCAGGATTGACGACTGACCTGCTGGTGACGATGGCTGTCATCGGCCTGTTCGTCGGCGTCATCCCCGTCGCGCTGGGGATGCTGTGGTTCCCGTTCCTGCGCTCGATGAGCGACCGGTGGCTCCACGCCATCCTCGCGTTCTCGGCGGGGGTCCTCGCCTTCCTCGCCATCGACGCGGGCTTCGAGGCGTTCGAACTCGCCGAGCAGGTACCCGGGGCGTTCGAGGGACCCATCCTCGTCGCTCTCGGCGTCCTCGGGGCGCTCCTCGCGGTGCAGGCGGTCAGCGCGTGGCGGACGGGCCGGGCGGCCGCCGGTGACAGTCGTGCACAGAGCGGGCTGTGGGTCGCCTACCTCGTCGCGCTCGGCATCGGCCTGCACAACCTCGCGGAGGGGCTGGCCATCGGGAGTTCGTTCGCGCTGGGACGCGTCTCCCTCGGCGCGTTCCTCGTCATCGGGTTCATGCTCCACAACGTGACCGAGGGGCCGGCCGTCGTCGCGCCCCTCACCCGGGGCGAACGGCCGCACCTCGGCCACTTCGTCGCGCTCGGGGTCATCGCGGGTGCGCCGGTCATCCTCGGCGGGTGGCTCGGGAGCCTCGCGTTCTCGCCGACGCTGGGAGCGTTCTTCCTCGCCGTCGGCGTGGGTGCCATCCTGCAGGTCGTCTGGGAACTGCGTGGGATGATCAGCCGCAACGGCCGGGTGGGGTCGGCGCTGAACCTCGTCGCCCTCCTGTCGGGTCTCGTCGTGATGTACGTCACCGACCTCTTCGTCACACTCTAA
- a CDS encoding plastocyanin/azurin family copper-binding protein, protein MNRRQVLRLGGAALVATATAGCSSIGGSNGSPRVSMADGFSYEPERVTISPGATVRWVNDSDVGHTVTAYEDGIPADTAYFASGGFESERAARADVNGGLLAAGEAYEHAFEDPGTFEYFCIPHEGSGMTGSVVVR, encoded by the coding sequence ATGAACAGGAGGCAGGTACTCCGACTCGGCGGCGCAGCGCTCGTGGCGACCGCGACGGCGGGCTGTTCGTCCATCGGCGGGTCGAACGGGTCACCGAGGGTGTCGATGGCCGACGGGTTCAGCTACGAACCGGAGCGGGTCACGATTAGCCCGGGGGCGACGGTCCGCTGGGTGAACGACAGCGACGTCGGGCACACCGTGACAGCCTACGAGGACGGCATCCCCGCGGACACGGCGTACTTCGCCAGCGGCGGGTTCGAATCCGAACGGGCCGCACGCGCCGACGTGAACGGTGGACTCCTCGCCGCCGGGGAGGCGTACGAGCACGCGTTCGAGGACCCCGGGACGTTCGAGTACTTCTGCATCCCCCACGAGGGGTCGGGGATGACCGGGAGCGTCGTCGTCAGGTAG
- the nucS gene encoding endonuclease NucS, with the protein MSTPITTETAPTLEVAYAVLTDGLDADAMLTVVGRCTVDYSGRTESTLGAGDRLVVLKPDGTLLVHQSTNRDPVNWQPPGCRHTVDLEESDAADDAILLVQSERSTPSETVRIEFETIYQVSALSLTDEQDLDLVGSEEDLRQRILADPDLIESGFQPRATERETSAGAVDLYGIDSDGVPVIVELKRRRVGPDAVGQLARYVEAAESERTDKTVRGILVAPSVTDRAQRMLVERDLEFVSLTPGDGGPNSTTLDTFVDRK; encoded by the coding sequence GTGTCCACGCCCATCACGACTGAGACTGCCCCGACGCTGGAGGTGGCCTATGCAGTTCTCACTGATGGACTCGACGCCGACGCGATGCTGACGGTCGTCGGCCGCTGTACGGTCGACTACTCCGGACGAACCGAGAGTACGCTCGGCGCAGGCGACCGACTGGTCGTGCTCAAACCGGACGGGACATTGCTCGTCCACCAGTCGACGAACCGTGACCCGGTCAACTGGCAACCACCGGGCTGTCGACACACGGTCGACCTTGAGGAGAGCGATGCGGCCGACGATGCGATACTCCTTGTCCAGAGCGAACGCTCGACACCCAGTGAGACGGTTCGCATCGAGTTCGAGACGATCTACCAAGTGTCGGCGCTCTCGCTCACCGACGAGCAAGACCTCGACCTCGTTGGAAGTGAGGAGGACCTTCGTCAGCGAATTCTCGCCGACCCTGACTTGATCGAATCAGGGTTTCAGCCACGGGCGACCGAGCGCGAGACGAGTGCTGGTGCCGTCGACCTCTACGGGATCGATAGCGACGGCGTCCCTGTCATCGTCGAACTGAAACGGCGACGCGTCGGCCCGGATGCCGTTGGCCAACTTGCTCGGTATGTCGAGGCGGCCGAGAGCGAACGGACCGACAAGACTGTACGAGGAATCCTCGTCGCGCCATCAGTAACCGATCGGGCCCAGCGGATGCTCGTCGAACGTGATCTAGAATTCGTTTCGTTGACCCCCGGCGATGGCGGGCCGAATTCCACAACACTCGACACGTTTGTCGACCGAAAGTAA
- a CDS encoding DUF7556 family protein encodes MTRSVPQSTADREVMAALDDADQTTQLLIADVTRDDAWLSITASDAPVISNMYHDISARAQTNAPPAWRRVVGHAAGD; translated from the coding sequence ATGACCCGCTCTGTCCCCCAGTCGACGGCCGATCGAGAGGTGATGGCTGCTCTTGACGACGCCGACCAGACGACACAGTTGCTCATCGCTGACGTCACTCGTGACGACGCGTGGCTCTCGATCACCGCCTCGGACGCACCGGTCATCAGTAACATGTATCACGATATCAGCGCACGAGCGCAGACCAACGCACCTCCAGCCTGGAGAAGAGTCGTTGGACACGCTGCTGGAGACTGA
- a CDS encoding TRAM domain-containing protein → MVEIPDGLRTVFHATIEREDDQYVLEVPASEIDRDSLTAGTTYRVAVLPAQSDSTPESSIDDTHARGPPVTEGELREVTIETTGDQGDGIAYVERGYVVIVPEAKPGDTVTIEIETVQPNVAFATVRGGLSSG, encoded by the coding sequence ATGGTCGAGATTCCCGATGGATTGCGGACGGTGTTTCATGCGACAATCGAACGCGAGGATGACCAGTACGTTCTTGAAGTACCTGCCTCGGAGATCGACCGCGATTCACTCACTGCGGGGACGACCTACCGTGTGGCGGTTCTCCCAGCACAGTCTGATTCGACTCCCGAATCGTCGATCGATGACACACACGCACGTGGACCGCCAGTCACGGAAGGAGAACTGCGTGAGGTGACTATCGAAACAACGGGCGATCAGGGCGACGGCATCGCCTATGTCGAACGTGGCTACGTTGTTATCGTCCCCGAGGCCAAGCCTGGCGATACTGTGACCATCGAAATCGAGACCGTCCAACCCAATGTGGCGTTCGCAACCGTCCGTGGTGGTCTCTCCTCTGGGTAG
- a CDS encoding transcriptional regulator FilR1 domain-containing protein: MLADADVVDSPGIVLGHALDRCDIGLSRFRALTSIYNPTLFRAYNTLLKLGLPGEAIVDRSVYTHLYDAGLEHFLDDSDYEDFQIGHLDEPLTLGIGLYDDRKVAIGAYNEVGEGDHIAMCISSNDALVEWGTNLYNHYREAAFPAPHSSAPAEE, from the coding sequence GTGCTCGCCGACGCAGATGTCGTCGACTCCCCGGGCATCGTCCTCGGGCACGCACTCGACCGCTGTGACATCGGACTCTCGCGCTTTCGAGCACTCACCTCGATCTACAATCCGACGCTCTTTCGCGCCTACAATACGCTGTTGAAGCTCGGACTCCCCGGCGAGGCAATCGTCGATCGCTCGGTGTACACCCACCTGTACGACGCCGGATTGGAACACTTCCTCGACGATTCGGACTACGAGGACTTCCAGATTGGGCATCTCGACGAACCACTCACCCTCGGCATCGGGCTCTACGACGACCGAAAAGTGGCCATCGGTGCGTACAACGAGGTCGGCGAGGGCGATCACATCGCAATGTGCATCAGTTCGAACGACGCCCTCGTTGAGTGGGGCACCAACCTGTATAATCACTATCGCGAGGCTGCCTTCCCAGCACCACATTCATCGGCGCCTGCTGAAGAGTGA
- a CDS encoding transcriptional regulator FilR1 domain-containing protein produces MSRTLPTASSDPRASADLVSPRTVVRELSRNQVCVAVLEALNEERGTATDIANRGDVSRQTAQPWLKTFRERRWVEQEQSVYIPTGVSAILQHQYDTATEDVTADSLAYLAGAAYRGPLLQEFDSVETMSPTEIDCTDNLSDEESPSPSTISRARAKFESHGWLTREGTSYQLTTQGERVVESYETLLTACEQIIDKTPTLRDLDPAVAELPVHTLQDATQVVSTPDSPFDAVNAFFKLPEVEHLAFERLRGFNSFFDMRYARAFEPAIDAGKQMELIMPASMMSEIPTSGAEAQFAQKCMGAEHIQSQMYPGELPAGLTVFDRDRVAIGARGPARANKERAGSIYSANEELIEWALDLYDTYRVDSEPPLRHLFTRIREYGADMLQTVREYSQSDSADQSVVSDD; encoded by the coding sequence ATGAGTCGAACGCTCCCAACAGCTTCGTCAGACCCACGAGCGTCGGCAGATCTCGTCTCTCCACGGACCGTTGTCCGTGAACTCTCTCGTAACCAGGTCTGCGTTGCCGTTCTCGAAGCACTCAACGAGGAGCGAGGGACTGCGACGGACATCGCGAATCGGGGTGATGTGTCCCGACAGACTGCTCAGCCGTGGCTTAAGACGTTTCGTGAGCGACGCTGGGTCGAGCAGGAACAGAGTGTGTACATCCCCACAGGGGTCAGCGCAATTCTGCAGCATCAGTACGACACAGCGACCGAGGATGTCACGGCTGATTCGCTCGCATACCTTGCTGGCGCAGCCTATCGCGGTCCACTCCTCCAAGAATTTGACTCCGTTGAGACGATGTCTCCTACAGAAATCGACTGTACAGACAACTTATCCGATGAAGAGAGTCCCTCTCCGTCGACGATCTCACGAGCTCGAGCGAAGTTCGAATCCCACGGCTGGCTTACACGCGAGGGAACGAGCTACCAACTTACCACACAAGGAGAACGAGTGGTCGAGTCATACGAGACGCTGCTAACTGCCTGTGAACAAATCATCGACAAGACACCGACCCTACGTGATCTCGATCCGGCGGTCGCCGAGCTACCGGTTCATACGCTTCAAGATGCCACGCAGGTCGTGTCGACACCGGATAGTCCGTTCGACGCGGTGAACGCGTTCTTCAAGTTACCAGAGGTTGAGCACCTCGCGTTCGAGCGACTTCGCGGGTTCAATTCGTTTTTCGATATGCGGTACGCACGAGCCTTCGAACCAGCCATTGACGCAGGCAAGCAAATGGAGCTGATCATGCCTGCATCGATGATGAGTGAGATTCCGACGAGTGGAGCGGAAGCACAGTTCGCCCAGAAGTGTATGGGTGCCGAGCACATTCAGTCTCAGATGTACCCAGGAGAACTCCCGGCCGGGCTCACGGTGTTCGACCGGGATCGCGTTGCAATCGGAGCGCGGGGTCCCGCCCGAGCGAACAAAGAGCGGGCTGGCAGCATCTATTCGGCAAATGAGGAACTCATCGAGTGGGCGCTTGATTTGTACGATACTTACCGAGTCGACTCGGAACCTCCGCTCCGACATCTTTTCACTCGAATTCGAGAGTATGGCGCTGACATGCTGCAAACCGTCCGAGAATATTCTCAGAGCGACTCAGCTGACCAATCGGTAGTCTCAGACGATTGA
- a CDS encoding cytochrome P450 has product MRQQIPQPPDAGLVNAMRFGTDTFRFLDGIQRRFDDIAAVPIPGRAPLVVITNPTLVHDALSRPSEFSRIPAQGSAALIAEQGLVQSEGSLWRQQRSIMGPAFTGKQARAYANTVGEQLGDLVQEWANADGEEQNLHRELTSLTIRVASEILIGEDLGRDRAEQFYEWMQITGTEFEFSPTSVAPEWLPQRTSTEFEEAAAGIHGMADDIIERRRATLGEDPDGRPTDMLGLLLQAEDDPSVDYPTNQIRDEVATFLIAGHETTALSLTYTLSLLSWHDSMRNRVRDEAEAVLGEETPRYEHVADLEYTGHVYDEGLRLYPPAWAVFRRADTTVRLGDYRVEEGSAVVMPLWSIHRDRLYFESPLSFTPDRWERRNKNSTEAYLPFSTGPHACVGRQFAVSGATLTLARLTQMFDIDIPTDALNDLRATPTLRPGDGVPAVIRRAE; this is encoded by the coding sequence ATGCGTCAACAGATCCCGCAACCGCCTGACGCAGGCCTTGTGAACGCGATGCGGTTCGGGACCGACACGTTCCGCTTTCTGGATGGTATCCAACGACGGTTCGACGATATCGCTGCCGTTCCGATTCCTGGACGTGCTCCGTTGGTGGTCATCACGAACCCGACGCTCGTCCACGACGCACTGTCGCGACCATCGGAGTTCAGTCGGATTCCAGCGCAAGGGTCGGCTGCGCTCATTGCCGAGCAGGGACTAGTACAAAGCGAAGGGTCACTCTGGCGGCAACAGCGTTCAATCATGGGGCCAGCGTTTACTGGCAAGCAGGCACGTGCATATGCGAATACTGTCGGTGAGCAATTAGGCGATCTAGTCCAGGAATGGGCCAACGCTGACGGTGAGGAGCAAAACCTCCATCGTGAGCTGACGTCGCTCACGATCCGAGTCGCTTCTGAGATTTTGATTGGCGAGGACCTCGGTCGTGACCGGGCCGAGCAGTTCTACGAGTGGATGCAAATCACGGGAACCGAGTTCGAGTTCTCGCCGACGAGCGTCGCTCCTGAGTGGCTCCCACAGCGGACGTCTACAGAGTTCGAAGAGGCGGCGGCGGGTATTCACGGGATGGCTGATGACATCATCGAACGCCGCCGAGCAACCTTGGGTGAAGACCCTGACGGCCGACCAACCGATATGCTCGGTCTACTACTGCAGGCAGAGGATGACCCGAGCGTTGATTACCCGACAAATCAGATTCGCGACGAAGTGGCAACGTTTCTGATCGCCGGGCATGAGACGACAGCATTGAGCCTCACGTATACGCTCAGTCTGCTGTCGTGGCACGACTCAATGCGGAATCGCGTCCGGGACGAAGCTGAAGCGGTTCTTGGCGAGGAAACACCTCGGTACGAGCACGTCGCCGACCTAGAATACACTGGTCACGTCTACGACGAAGGCCTACGGCTGTATCCGCCCGCATGGGCAGTGTTCCGTCGAGCCGATACGACCGTCCGACTTGGTGACTACCGAGTTGAAGAAGGTTCTGCGGTAGTTATGCCACTCTGGTCGATTCATCGCGACCGACTCTACTTCGAATCACCCCTCTCGTTTACCCCGGACCGGTGGGAACGACGCAACAAGAATTCGACTGAAGCGTATCTCCCGTTTAGTACGGGGCCGCACGCTTGTGTCGGTCGGCAGTTCGCAGTTTCCGGAGCGACGCTCACTCTCGCTCGTCTCACGCAGATGTTCGACATTGACATCCCAACAGATGCGCTCAATGATCTTCGAGCAACACCAACGCTCCGACCTGGCGACGGGGTTCCTGCGGTAATTCGGCGAGCAGAGTAA
- a CDS encoding DUF7282 domain-containing protein, with protein MNTELRLGSLQLYSREAVGGTIGSKGAATNIPRKSTISDLLRFFPLRPRLWQVVVLLSLSILVVLGGGTPETAIQSELPSTNNTTESTATIVLSNQTISDDTLIIESVQLSDGGFVVVQGSRYVFDNVPNPIGVSSYLPSGTHQRVSIQLTADAITNRTAGRVAAIAHRDDGDEEFEHFENASADQPYLDSAGEPVADIASIQAAGIEAGTTQSRVQSPNSDTRRSSESASTTRIPTASTPSSDSSPLPENALGLALGAVLVVFVAISQR; from the coding sequence ATGAACACAGAATTGCGTTTGGGAAGCCTACAGCTATATTCGCGTGAAGCAGTAGGCGGTACAATTGGATCCAAAGGAGCAGCTACGAACATCCCAAGAAAATCTACCATCTCCGACTTGCTGCGTTTTTTTCCTCTTCGTCCGCGCCTCTGGCAAGTCGTGGTACTCCTCAGTCTATCTATCCTCGTCGTACTTGGAGGCGGCACGCCGGAGACTGCAATTCAGAGCGAACTCCCTAGCACGAATAATACGACGGAGTCAACGGCTACGATTGTACTTTCAAATCAGACCATCTCTGATGACACGCTCATCATCGAAAGCGTTCAGCTTTCTGATGGTGGGTTCGTCGTCGTTCAAGGCTCACGCTATGTCTTTGACAATGTTCCGAACCCTATCGGTGTCTCTTCGTACCTGCCCTCAGGAACGCATCAACGCGTTAGTATTCAACTGACTGCTGACGCTATAACGAATCGAACTGCAGGACGCGTCGCTGCAATCGCCCATCGCGATGATGGCGACGAAGAGTTTGAACACTTTGAGAACGCCTCAGCGGACCAGCCGTACTTGGATTCAGCTGGAGAACCAGTCGCGGACATAGCGTCTATTCAAGCTGCAGGAATCGAAGCTGGTACGACTCAATCGCGTGTTCAGTCGCCAAATTCGGATACCCGAAGAAGTTCTGAGTCCGCTTCGACAACGCGTATACCTACTGCATCGACCCCGTCATCGGATTCTTCTCCACTGCCAGAGAATGCTCTCGGGCTCGCGCTGGGTGCTGTACTGGTCGTGTTCGTGGCAATCAGTCAACGGTGA